A genomic region of Syntrophorhabdaceae bacterium contains the following coding sequences:
- a CDS encoding nucleotide disphospho-sugar-binding domain-containing protein: MKILMIPSDGGGGFGHISRCLVLAQEAHRRGHSCAFMLSDSRYEKFLAREFPVFVARRYRGFRHWQALLSAAKRKMAGSSQSPIFFTGFSSLDYQVVRDGLTDEKILTRRLNEYLRAVRRFDPDVIVADTSLMARPTAKKAMLPIVQVVRYATHPDTKSIIWWGDESDAMNPPDSLKLVNPWLKTMDLGAIATVGDLLRGDLYLIPGIPELEPVPEDAQTLFTGQLSIATETDETSGSMPEFDDSLPMVYVTIGGGAGHTGNNLFFRTIIRAFADKPVQVIVSTGNKVDARDFSHLPANVRMFPWVPGKRAISKADLVVFHGGYATMMECVSYGKPSVVIPFQTEQEGNGRRLEQLGSSVLLKLSRDPGRYVTGDWPYGTFTFFVQERYDLTAEILYGEVSKVLGDAEYLKRVNLLKSRAEAYGGPAAAMDRIEKRWA, translated from the coding sequence ATGAAGATTCTCATGATTCCGAGCGACGGGGGAGGCGGCTTCGGCCACATCAGCAGGTGCCTCGTCCTCGCACAAGAGGCTCATCGCAGGGGTCACTCCTGTGCTTTCATGCTGTCAGATTCCCGGTATGAGAAATTTCTGGCCCGGGAGTTTCCTGTTTTCGTGGCGAGGAGGTATAGGGGATTCAGGCATTGGCAGGCTTTGCTTTCGGCAGCAAAGCGGAAGATGGCGGGATCGAGTCAATCTCCAATTTTTTTCACGGGATTTTCCTCGCTCGATTATCAAGTTGTGAGGGACGGATTAACCGACGAGAAAATTCTCACGCGCAGACTGAACGAGTATCTTCGGGCCGTGCGCAGGTTCGATCCGGACGTGATCGTAGCTGACACCAGTTTGATGGCCCGTCCAACGGCAAAGAAGGCGATGCTCCCGATCGTTCAGGTTGTCCGTTACGCTACCCACCCCGATACAAAGAGTATTATCTGGTGGGGCGACGAATCCGACGCCATGAATCCTCCGGATTCGCTTAAGCTTGTTAATCCCTGGCTCAAGACAATGGATTTAGGTGCCATAGCAACCGTGGGGGACCTCCTCCGGGGCGATTTGTACCTGATCCCGGGCATTCCGGAGCTTGAACCTGTCCCTGAAGACGCACAAACCCTGTTCACAGGACAACTGAGCATCGCGACCGAAACTGACGAGACATCAGGATCGATGCCGGAATTTGACGACAGCCTGCCCATGGTCTACGTGACCATAGGGGGAGGAGCCGGACATACTGGTAACAACCTGTTCTTTCGCACCATCATTCGAGCATTCGCGGACAAACCGGTTCAGGTCATTGTGTCCACGGGTAACAAGGTTGATGCACGCGATTTTTCTCACCTGCCGGCCAACGTGAGGATGTTTCCGTGGGTGCCCGGAAAACGTGCTATTTCGAAAGCCGACCTAGTGGTATTTCACGGCGGATACGCAACCATGATGGAATGTGTTTCCTACGGAAAGCCCTCGGTCGTGATTCCTTTTCAGACCGAGCAGGAAGGAAACGGAAGACGGCTTGAACAGTTGGGCTCAAGTGTTTTGTTAAAGCTCAGCCGTGACCCGGGTAGATATGTGACAGGGGACTGGCCATACGGTACGTTCACATTTTTCGTTCAAGAACGATATGATTTGACGGCCGAAATCTTGTATGGGGAAGTAAGTAAGGTTCTCGGGGACGCCGAATATTTGAAGAGGGTAAATCTTCTCAAGTCCAGAGCAGAGGCATATGGAGGTCCGGCGGCGGCCATGGACCGGATTGAGAAACGCTGGGCATGA
- the idi gene encoding isopentenyl-diphosphate Delta-isomerase — protein MTKCNRAVTNHDDLLILVDKEDEIVGYEPKDMCHKGRGILHRAFSIFIFNEMGEFLLQRRSSSKPLWPQFWSNSVCSHPRKGETYEAAASRRLSEEIGLRADLSRLFKFRYQARFGHVGSENEMCVVFSGVSNGPVRADPKEIEEWKFIAIPELDEQLRKQPRTFTPWFKTEWQRFRELDLPPRLLNRG, from the coding sequence ATGACGAAATGTAATCGTGCCGTCACAAATCACGATGATCTCTTGATTCTCGTCGATAAAGAGGATGAAATAGTCGGATACGAGCCCAAGGACATGTGCCACAAAGGCAGGGGCATATTGCATCGTGCCTTCTCCATATTTATCTTTAACGAAATGGGCGAATTTCTGTTACAGAGACGATCTTCATCAAAACCGCTGTGGCCGCAATTTTGGTCGAATAGCGTGTGCAGCCATCCCCGAAAAGGGGAAACCTACGAGGCAGCCGCATCACGAAGGCTGTCAGAAGAAATTGGGTTAAGGGCCGATCTCTCCCGTCTTTTCAAGTTTCGTTATCAGGCACGCTTCGGCCATGTCGGATCTGAAAACGAGATGTGCGTCGTTTTTTCCGGAGTATCAAACGGACCGGTAAGGGCTGATCCGAAAGAAATAGAAGAATGGAAGTTCATCGCCATACCCGAACTCGACGAACAATTGAGAAAGCAACCTCGGACTTTCACTCCCTGGTTCAAAACGGAGTGGCAGAGGTTCCGTGAACTTGATTTGCCGCCGCGTCTTTTGAACCGTGGCTAA
- the dxs gene encoding 1-deoxy-D-xylulose-5-phosphate synthase codes for MTLLNKNLFPEHIKELDQEHLTQLASEIRETIIRTVSRNGGHLASSLGVVEITLALHRVFDAPTDKIVWDVGHQCYPHKLVTGRFDRFDTLRQFEGISGFPKTSESPYDAFDTGHSGTSISAALGMAIERDLSGLSHKVIAVIGDGSLTNGMALEAMNHAGFMGTDLIVVLNDNEKSISKNVGAYSRYLNRLRMEFLYRMNRKKNLPSDEKGSRKLSTGLLAQFMQRARHVLTPSRTGAVFEELGFKYLGPIDGHDIAALCDAFESAKRLKGPILIHLATSKGKGYRFAEEDPVGFHGIGSFNHTNGKIDQTSAIPTYTSVFGETLVRLARNDARIVAITAAMKDGTGLSLFKERYPSRFFDVGIAEEHAVTFAAGLAKSGAKPFVAIYSTFLQRAYDQILHDVCLQNLPVKFIIDRSGIVGEDGPTHHGAFDLSYLRSMPNMVIMAPKDENELQHLLRVALEHENGPIALRFSRGKGLGIPLDDELKSVRVPSWEIVRQGRDIAILAVGSSVHPSVQAASLLEESGINATVINARFVKPLDEELMQSIAESHKYIITVEENALKGGFGSGVLESLSDRLRFDARVARIGLPDRFIEHGSQGVLRQMYGLTAEKIAATVTKIVHEKE; via the coding sequence ATGACCCTATTAAACAAGAACCTGTTTCCCGAACACATCAAAGAATTGGATCAAGAACACCTTACCCAACTCGCTTCCGAGATCAGAGAAACCATTATCCGAACGGTTTCCAGGAATGGAGGCCATCTCGCGTCCAGTCTCGGGGTAGTTGAGATTACATTGGCCCTTCATCGTGTCTTTGACGCACCCACGGACAAGATCGTCTGGGATGTGGGCCATCAGTGCTATCCCCACAAGCTTGTTACCGGGCGATTCGACCGATTTGACACGTTGAGGCAGTTTGAAGGCATATCGGGCTTTCCAAAAACTTCAGAAAGCCCTTATGATGCTTTCGATACCGGCCACAGCGGCACGTCCATTTCTGCGGCCCTCGGCATGGCGATAGAGCGCGATCTCAGCGGTCTCTCCCATAAAGTCATCGCTGTTATTGGGGATGGTTCCCTTACAAACGGCATGGCGCTGGAGGCAATGAATCATGCCGGTTTCATGGGAACCGATCTCATCGTGGTGCTCAACGATAACGAAAAATCAATTTCAAAAAATGTGGGGGCTTATAGCCGCTACCTGAACAGACTCAGGATGGAATTTCTTTACAGAATGAATAGGAAGAAGAACCTGCCGTCAGATGAGAAGGGATCCAGGAAGTTATCGACCGGCTTGCTCGCCCAGTTCATGCAGCGGGCGCGGCACGTGCTTACCCCGAGCAGGACCGGGGCAGTATTCGAAGAGCTTGGCTTTAAATATCTGGGCCCTATCGACGGTCATGACATAGCGGCCTTGTGCGACGCTTTCGAATCCGCAAAACGTTTGAAAGGTCCTATCCTGATACATTTAGCCACTTCCAAGGGCAAAGGATATCGCTTCGCCGAGGAAGACCCGGTTGGTTTTCACGGGATAGGCTCCTTTAACCACACGAATGGGAAGATTGACCAAACGTCGGCAATCCCAACCTATACGTCGGTTTTCGGAGAGACCCTGGTCCGTTTGGCGAGAAACGATGCGCGTATCGTGGCAATCACCGCGGCTATGAAAGACGGGACGGGGTTAAGCCTCTTCAAAGAGCGATATCCATCGAGGTTCTTCGATGTTGGCATCGCCGAAGAGCACGCTGTCACGTTCGCTGCCGGTCTGGCCAAAAGCGGGGCAAAACCCTTTGTAGCGATCTATTCGACATTCCTGCAGAGGGCATACGATCAGATATTGCACGATGTATGTTTGCAGAACTTGCCGGTAAAGTTCATTATCGATAGAAGTGGAATCGTGGGCGAGGACGGTCCAACGCACCACGGCGCCTTCGATTTGTCTTATCTGAGATCTATGCCGAATATGGTCATTATGGCCCCAAAAGACGAAAATGAGTTGCAGCACCTCTTACGAGTTGCACTTGAGCACGAGAACGGTCCGATAGCGTTAAGATTCAGCAGAGGAAAAGGACTCGGCATCCCCTTAGATGATGAACTGAAGTCCGTACGAGTACCGTCATGGGAGATCGTAAGGCAAGGACGTGATATCGCCATTCTCGCCGTGGGTTCTTCTGTTCATCCCTCCGTGCAGGCAGCGAGTCTTCTCGAGGAATCGGGCATCAACGCTACCGTGATCAACGCGCGGTTTGTAAAGCCTCTTGACGAAGAGCTCATGCAAAGCATCGCCGAGAGCCACAAATACATTATCACCGTGGAAGAAAACGCCCTTAAGGGGGGGTTTGGGAGCGGCGTGCTGGAATCGCTTTCGGACCGACTGAGATTCGATGCGAGAGTTGCGCGCATTGGGCTCCCGGACCGGTTTATTGAACATGGGTCGCAGGGGGTCCTGCGACAGATGTACGGCCTTACCGCGGAAAAGATCGCCGCCACGGTTACAAAGATTGTCCACGAAAAGGAGTGA